In one Streptomyces sp. NBC_01241 genomic region, the following are encoded:
- a CDS encoding inorganic phosphate transporter, which yields MEHITLLLAIVIVTALVFDFTNGFHDTANAMATTISTGALRPKTAVAMSAALNLVGAFLSVEVAKTISGGIVNENGLRTEVIFAALVGAILWNLLTWLVGLPSSSSHALFGGLIGAAVMSAGWSSVNGGTVVTKVLLPAVAAPIVAGLAALLATRLTYRIGGKIRNDAQEKATAKGYRAGQIASAGLVSLAHGTNDAQKTMGIITLALVTGGVLHPGSNPPVWVIVSAGLAIALGTYLGGWRIIRTMGSGLTDLKPPQGFAAQTSAATVILASSHLGFSLSTTQSCSGAVMGAGLGRQGGVVRWSTATRMFVAWGLTLPAAGLVGAGAEFLTKQGTWGVVVVAALLVAGSGAIWMLSRRKPVGHGDVAPADGVAEPAGVVTTAIAAVSPPLTAAQAAAQDLKTTIPAPAGTTPDPARPATV from the coding sequence ATGGAACACATCACGCTGCTCCTCGCGATTGTGATCGTGACAGCTCTAGTGTTCGATTTCACGAACGGTTTCCATGACACCGCCAACGCGATGGCGACGACCATCTCGACCGGCGCACTCAGACCGAAGACAGCGGTGGCCATGTCCGCCGCTCTCAACCTCGTCGGCGCTTTCCTGTCCGTGGAGGTCGCCAAGACGATCTCCGGCGGGATCGTCAACGAGAACGGGCTGCGGACAGAAGTCATCTTCGCGGCACTCGTCGGCGCCATCCTGTGGAATCTGCTGACCTGGCTGGTCGGGCTGCCGTCCAGCTCCTCGCACGCCCTGTTCGGCGGACTGATCGGCGCGGCGGTGATGTCGGCGGGCTGGTCGTCGGTCAACGGCGGCACCGTCGTCACCAAGGTGCTGCTCCCCGCGGTCGCCGCCCCGATCGTCGCCGGTCTGGCCGCGCTGCTGGCCACCAGACTGACGTACCGGATCGGCGGGAAGATCCGTAACGACGCCCAGGAGAAGGCCACCGCCAAGGGCTACCGCGCGGGCCAGATCGCCTCGGCCGGACTCGTCTCCCTCGCCCACGGCACCAACGACGCGCAGAAGACCATGGGCATCATCACCCTGGCGCTGGTCACCGGTGGCGTCCTGCACCCGGGCTCCAACCCGCCGGTCTGGGTGATCGTCTCCGCCGGTCTGGCCATCGCGCTCGGCACCTACCTGGGCGGCTGGCGCATCATCCGCACCATGGGCAGTGGCCTCACCGACCTCAAGCCGCCGCAGGGCTTCGCCGCCCAGACCAGTGCGGCCACGGTCATCCTGGCCTCCTCCCACCTCGGCTTCTCCCTCTCCACCACCCAGTCCTGCTCCGGCGCCGTGATGGGCGCGGGCCTCGGCCGCCAGGGCGGCGTGGTCCGCTGGTCCACCGCCACCCGGATGTTCGTCGCCTGGGGTCTGACCCTGCCGGCCGCGGGCCTGGTCGGCGCGGGCGCGGAATTCCTCACCAAGCAGGGCACCTGGGGTGTCGTGGTCGTCGCGGCGCTGCTGGTCGCGGGCTCCGGGGCGATCTGGATGCTGTCGCGCCGCAAGCCGGTCGGCCACGGCGATGTCGCACCGGCGGACGGCGTCGCCGAGCCCGCGGGCGTCGTCACCACGGCCATCGCCGCCGTCAGCCCGCCGCTCACCGCGGCCCAGGCAGCGGCACAGGACCTCAAGACCACCATTCCGGCCCCGGCCGGAACCACCCCGGACCCGGCGCGACCCGCCACCGTCTAG
- the cobO gene encoding cob(I)yrinic acid a,c-diamide adenosyltransferase, whose translation MPQGQPTTVPDDGLTTRQRRNRPLLVVHTGIGKGKSTAAFGLALRAWNQGWPIGVFQFVKSAKWKVGEENALKVLGASGEGGSVAWHKMGEGWSWVQRDKQLNNEEAAREGWEQVKRDLAAETYRLYVLDEFAYPMHWGWVDTDEVIEVLRGRPGTQHVVITGRNAPEKLVEAADLVTDMSKVKHPMDAGQKGQRGIEW comes from the coding sequence ATGCCGCAGGGACAGCCGACCACCGTGCCGGACGACGGGCTCACCACCCGTCAGCGCCGCAACCGTCCGCTGCTGGTGGTGCACACCGGCATCGGTAAGGGGAAGTCGACGGCGGCCTTCGGGCTCGCGCTGCGCGCCTGGAATCAGGGGTGGCCGATCGGGGTCTTCCAGTTCGTCAAGTCGGCGAAGTGGAAGGTCGGCGAGGAAAACGCGCTCAAGGTCCTCGGAGCGAGCGGCGAGGGCGGGTCCGTGGCCTGGCACAAGATGGGCGAGGGCTGGTCGTGGGTGCAGCGCGACAAGCAGCTGAACAACGAAGAGGCGGCGCGCGAGGGCTGGGAGCAGGTCAAACGCGACCTGGCCGCCGAGACGTACCGGCTGTACGTCCTCGACGAGTTCGCGTACCCGATGCACTGGGGCTGGGTCGACACCGACGAGGTGATCGAGGTGCTGCGGGGCCGTCCCGGTACGCAGCATGTGGTCATCACCGGGCGCAACGCGCCCGAGAAGCTGGTGGAGGCCGCCGACCTGGTGACCGACATGTCGAAGGTCAAGCACCCGATGGACGCCGGTCAGAAGGGTCAGCGGGGCATCGAATGGTGA
- a CDS encoding cobyric acid synthase — translation MSGGLLVAGTTSDAGKSVVTAGICRWLVRRGVKVAPFKAQNMSLNSFVTREGAEIGRAQAMQAQAARVEPTALMNPVLLKPGGDRSSQVVLMGRAVGEMSARGYHGGRQEALLSTVVDCLEQLRGTYDAVICEGAGSPAEINLRRTDIVNMGIARAARFPVVVVGDIDRGGVFASFFGTTALLDAEDQSLIAGYLVNKFRGDVSLLEPGLEMLRDITGRRTYGVLPFAHGLGIDEEDGLRASLRGAVRESAVAPPHGEDVLRVAVCAVPLMSNFTDVDALAAEPGVVVRFVDRAEELADADLVIVPGTRGTVKALAWLRERGLADALARRAAEGRPVLGICGGFQILGEHIEDEVESRAGHVDGLGLLPVRIRFDREKTLARPVGEALGAPVEGYEIHHGVADMGGGEPFLDGCRVGAVWGTHWHGSLESDAFRRRYLTEIARAAGRRFVPAPDTCFAALREEQLDRLGDLIEEHADTDALLRLIESGAPSGLPFIAPGAPGARA, via the coding sequence ATGAGCGGCGGACTGCTGGTCGCCGGAACCACCTCGGACGCGGGCAAGAGCGTCGTCACCGCGGGCATCTGCCGCTGGCTCGTACGCCGGGGCGTGAAGGTGGCGCCCTTCAAGGCGCAGAACATGTCGCTGAACTCGTTCGTCACCCGCGAGGGCGCCGAGATCGGCCGCGCCCAGGCCATGCAGGCCCAGGCCGCCCGGGTCGAGCCGACCGCGCTGATGAACCCGGTCCTGCTCAAGCCCGGCGGCGACCGCTCCAGCCAGGTCGTCCTGATGGGCAGAGCCGTGGGCGAGATGAGTGCGCGCGGCTACCACGGGGGCCGGCAGGAAGCGCTTCTCTCCACGGTCGTGGACTGTCTGGAGCAGCTTCGGGGCACGTATGACGCGGTGATCTGCGAGGGCGCGGGCAGTCCGGCCGAGATCAATCTGCGGCGCACGGACATCGTGAACATGGGCATCGCACGGGCGGCGCGCTTCCCGGTGGTGGTCGTCGGCGACATCGACCGCGGCGGCGTCTTCGCCTCGTTCTTCGGTACGACGGCGCTGCTCGACGCCGAGGACCAGTCGCTGATCGCCGGCTACCTCGTCAACAAGTTCCGGGGCGACGTCTCGCTGCTGGAACCGGGCCTGGAGATGCTGCGCGACATCACCGGGCGGCGGACGTACGGGGTGCTGCCCTTCGCCCATGGCCTCGGCATCGACGAGGAGGACGGGCTGCGAGCCTCACTGCGCGGGGCCGTGCGCGAGTCGGCCGTCGCGCCGCCGCACGGCGAGGACGTACTGCGCGTCGCGGTGTGCGCCGTACCCCTGATGTCGAACTTCACCGATGTCGACGCGCTGGCCGCCGAACCGGGCGTCGTCGTCCGGTTCGTGGACCGCGCCGAGGAGCTGGCCGACGCCGACCTCGTCATCGTGCCGGGCACCCGCGGCACCGTGAAGGCACTGGCCTGGCTGCGCGAGCGCGGCCTCGCCGACGCCCTGGCGCGGCGCGCCGCCGAGGGCCGGCCGGTCCTCGGGATCTGCGGCGGCTTCCAGATCCTCGGCGAACACATCGAGGACGAGGTCGAGTCGAGGGCGGGGCACGTCGACGGCCTCGGCCTGCTGCCCGTACGCATCCGCTTCGACCGCGAGAAGACCCTCGCCCGCCCCGTCGGCGAGGCGCTCGGCGCGCCGGTCGAGGGGTACGAGATCCACCACGGCGTCGCGGACATGGGCGGCGGCGAGCCATTCCTGGACGGCTGCCGGGTCGGCGCCGTGTGGGGCACGCACTGGCACGGCTCGCTGGAGAGCGACGCGTTCCGCCGCCGCTACCTGACCGAGATCGCGCGGGCCGCCGGCCGGCGCTTCGTCCCCGCCCCCGACACCTGCTTCGCCGCGTTGCGCGAGGAACAGCTCGACCGCCTCGGCGACCTCATCGAAGAACACGCGGACACGGACGCGCTGCTGCGGCTCATCGAGTCGGGCGCACCGTCCGGACTTCCCTTCATCGCCCCCGGAGCACCTGGAGCACGCGCATGA
- the cobN gene encoding cobaltochelatase subunit CobN: MNSPTSTVLLLSTADTDLLAARASGVPYRIGNPTRIDVREELPALIEDSSVAVVRLLGGKRAWEDGLAVLKASGIPTVLLGGEGVPDAELMAESSVPAGVVAEALRYLVEGGPGNLVELARFLSDTVLLTGHGFAEPQQMPEWGLHGGRTFTEGRPTVGVLFYRAHQLSGNTSFVDVLCDAVEARGANALPVYCGSLRGADAGLYELLGRADALVATVLAAGGTRASDASAGGDDEAWDIGALAELNIPVLQGLCLTSSRGAWDASDAALSPMDAAMQVAIPEFDGRLITVPFSFKEQGPDDVPVYRADPERAARVAGIAVRHAVLKHKSNAEKKLALVFTAYPTKHSRVGNAVGLDTPASAVRVLDALRDAGYGVDGHPDNGDELIHRLINAGGHDIEWLTEEQLAAAPARVPLADYRAWFEKLKPELRDSMLEHWGEPPGSLYVDGDDIVLASLQFGNVVVLIQPPRGFGENPIAIYHDPDMPPSHHYMATYRWLENSFGADAVVHMGKHGTMEWLPGKGLGLSAGCGPDAVLGELPLIYPFIVNDPGEGTQAKRRGHATVVDHLVPPMARADTYGDLAKLEQLLDEYALVSDLDPAKAPSVRAQIWTLVKAAELHHDLHVDEQPGDDDFDSFVMHIDGYLCEIKDVQIRDGLHILGGGPVDEARVNLVLAVLRASQVWGGLANALPGLRASIAGHFGLSEKELLAEPGAAVKVPAELTGLVDGPARTGADAIDLLEQLCRRLAEGMEERGWDLAAVAGLVRDVLGFELPDAVAVLGFACEEVVPRLARTTDEIDHILRALDGGFVPAGPSGSPTRGLVNVLPTGRNFYSVDPKAIPSRLSWEVGQSLADSLIARYLADTGDYPKSVGLTVWGTSAMRTQGDDIAEILALLGCRPVWDDASRRVTGFEVVPVSELGRPRIDVTVRISGFFRDAFPHVVGLIDDAVRAVAELDEPAGANYVRAHADEDTAVHGDRRRATARVFGSKPGAYGAGLLPLIDARNWRSDADLAEVYAVWGGYAYGRGLDGRAARGDMETAFRRIAVAAKNVDTREHDLVDADDYFQYHGGMVAMVRHLTGESPEAYVGDSATPDQVKTRTLGEETHRVFRARVVNPRWMSAMRRHGYKGAFEMAATVDYLFGYDATAGVVDDWMYEKLSAEYVFDETNRDFMKKSNPWALRGISERLLEAAERGLWAEPDQETLDRLRATYLELEGDLEGDE, translated from the coding sequence ATGAACTCCCCTACGAGCACCGTGCTGTTGCTGTCGACCGCCGACACGGACCTCCTCGCCGCCCGCGCCTCCGGCGTGCCGTACCGGATCGGCAACCCCACCCGCATCGACGTCCGCGAGGAACTCCCCGCGCTGATCGAGGACTCCTCCGTCGCCGTCGTCCGTCTCCTCGGCGGCAAGCGCGCCTGGGAGGACGGGCTGGCCGTCCTCAAGGCGTCCGGCATCCCGACCGTGCTGCTGGGCGGCGAGGGCGTGCCGGACGCGGAACTGATGGCCGAGTCGTCGGTACCGGCCGGTGTGGTCGCGGAGGCACTGCGCTACCTCGTGGAGGGCGGCCCCGGAAACCTCGTGGAGCTGGCCCGCTTCCTGTCCGACACCGTCCTGCTGACCGGTCACGGTTTCGCCGAGCCGCAGCAGATGCCCGAGTGGGGCCTGCACGGCGGGCGTACGTTCACCGAGGGCCGCCCGACCGTCGGGGTGCTCTTCTACCGGGCACACCAGCTGTCCGGGAACACCTCGTTCGTGGACGTCCTGTGCGACGCGGTCGAGGCGCGCGGCGCCAACGCCCTGCCCGTGTACTGCGGTTCGCTGCGCGGCGCCGACGCCGGTCTCTACGAGCTGCTCGGCAGGGCGGACGCCCTGGTCGCCACGGTCCTCGCGGCGGGCGGCACCCGCGCGTCGGACGCCTCCGCCGGGGGCGACGACGAGGCCTGGGACATCGGCGCGCTCGCCGAGCTGAACATCCCCGTCCTCCAGGGCCTGTGCCTGACCTCGTCGCGCGGCGCGTGGGACGCCTCGGACGCGGCGCTCTCCCCCATGGACGCCGCGATGCAGGTCGCGATCCCGGAGTTCGACGGCCGGCTGATCACCGTGCCGTTCTCCTTCAAGGAGCAGGGTCCCGACGACGTGCCCGTCTACCGCGCCGACCCCGAACGCGCCGCGCGCGTCGCGGGAATCGCGGTACGCCACGCCGTCCTCAAGCACAAGTCGAACGCCGAGAAGAAGCTGGCCCTCGTCTTCACCGCCTACCCGACCAAGCACTCCCGCGTCGGCAACGCCGTCGGCCTGGACACGCCCGCGTCGGCAGTGCGGGTCCTGGACGCCCTGCGCGACGCCGGTTACGGGGTCGACGGGCACCCCGACAACGGCGACGAGCTGATCCACCGTCTCATCAACGCCGGTGGCCACGACATCGAGTGGCTGACCGAGGAGCAGCTCGCCGCCGCCCCCGCGCGCGTCCCGCTCGCCGACTACCGGGCCTGGTTCGAGAAGCTGAAGCCGGAGCTGCGCGACTCGATGCTGGAGCACTGGGGCGAGCCGCCGGGCTCGCTGTACGTGGACGGCGACGACATCGTCCTCGCCTCGTTGCAGTTCGGGAACGTGGTGGTGCTGATCCAGCCGCCGCGCGGCTTCGGCGAGAACCCGATCGCGATCTACCACGACCCGGACATGCCGCCGTCGCACCACTACATGGCGACGTACCGCTGGCTAGAAAACTCCTTCGGTGCGGACGCCGTCGTCCACATGGGCAAGCACGGCACGATGGAGTGGCTGCCGGGCAAGGGCCTCGGCCTGTCCGCGGGCTGCGGCCCCGATGCCGTGCTCGGCGAACTGCCGCTGATCTACCCGTTCATCGTCAACGACCCGGGCGAGGGCACCCAGGCCAAGCGGCGCGGGCACGCCACCGTGGTGGACCATCTGGTGCCGCCGATGGCGCGTGCCGACACCTATGGCGACCTGGCCAAACTGGAGCAACTGCTCGACGAGTACGCGCTGGTCAGCGATCTCGACCCGGCAAAGGCGCCGTCGGTGCGGGCGCAGATCTGGACGCTGGTGAAAGCCGCCGAGCTGCACCACGACCTCCATGTCGACGAGCAGCCCGGCGACGACGACTTCGACTCGTTCGTCATGCACATCGACGGCTACCTCTGCGAGATCAAGGACGTCCAGATCCGCGACGGCCTGCACATCCTCGGCGGCGGTCCCGTCGACGAGGCGCGGGTCAACCTGGTCCTGGCCGTGCTGCGCGCCTCCCAGGTGTGGGGCGGGCTGGCGAACGCGCTGCCGGGGCTGCGGGCGTCGATCGCCGGGCACTTCGGGCTCAGCGAGAAGGAGTTGCTGGCCGAGCCGGGCGCCGCGGTGAAGGTGCCGGCCGAGCTGACCGGACTGGTCGACGGCCCGGCGCGCACCGGTGCGGACGCGATCGATCTGCTGGAGCAGCTGTGCCGCCGGCTCGCGGAGGGCATGGAGGAGCGCGGCTGGGACCTCGCGGCCGTGGCGGGGCTGGTACGGGACGTCCTCGGCTTCGAACTCCCGGACGCCGTAGCCGTGTTGGGCTTCGCGTGCGAGGAGGTCGTGCCGCGGCTGGCCCGGACGACGGACGAGATCGACCACATTCTGCGGGCGCTGGACGGCGGCTTCGTACCGGCGGGTCCGTCGGGCTCACCCACCCGCGGTCTGGTCAACGTGCTGCCGACCGGGCGCAACTTCTACTCGGTGGACCCGAAGGCGATTCCGTCCCGGCTGTCGTGGGAGGTCGGCCAGTCCCTCGCGGACTCCCTGATCGCCCGGTACCTCGCCGACACGGGCGACTACCCGAAGTCGGTCGGCCTGACCGTGTGGGGCACCTCCGCCATGCGTACGCAGGGCGACGACATCGCGGAGATCCTGGCGCTGCTCGGCTGCCGTCCGGTGTGGGACGACGCGTCGCGGCGGGTGACCGGGTTCGAGGTCGTGCCGGTGAGCGAGCTGGGCCGGCCGCGCATCGATGTGACGGTGCGGATCTCCGGGTTCTTCCGGGACGCTTTCCCGCATGTGGTGGGGCTGATCGACGACGCGGTGCGGGCGGTGGCGGAGCTGGACGAGCCGGCCGGGGCCAACTACGTACGGGCACACGCCGACGAGGACACGGCGGTCCACGGCGACCGGCGCCGGGCCACGGCACGCGTCTTCGGCTCGAAGCCGGGGGCGTACGGTGCGGGGCTGCTGCCGCTGATCGACGCACGGAACTGGCGGTCGGACGCGGACCTGGCCGAGGTGTACGCGGTGTGGGGCGGTTACGCGTACGGGCGCGGGCTCGACGGGCGGGCGGCGCGCGGGGACATGGAGACGGCGTTCCGGCGGATCGCGGTGGCGGCGAAGAACGTCGACACGCGTGAGCACGACCTGGTCGACGCCGACGACTACTTCCAGTACCACGGCGGCATGGTCGCCATGGTGCGGCATCTGACCGGCGAGTCCCCCGAGGCGTACGTCGGCGACAGCGCCACGCCGGACCAGGTGAAGACGCGCACGCTCGGCGAGGAGACACACCGGGTCTTCCGGGCGCGGGTGGTCAATCCCCGCTGGATGAGCGCGATGAGAAGGCACGGCTACAAGGGCGCGTTCGAGATGGCCGCGACCGTGGACTACCTCTTCGGGTACGACGCCACAGCGGGGGTCGTCGACGACTGGATGTACGAGAAGTTGTCGGCGGAGTACGTGTTCGACGAGACCAACCGGGACTTCATGAAGAAGTCCAACCCCTGGGCGCTGCGCGGGATTTCGGAACGGCTGCTGGAGGCGGCGGAGCGGGGGCTGTGGGCGGAGCCGGACCAGGAGACCCTGGACCGGCTCCGGGCGACCTACCTCGAACTTGAGGGAGATCTGGAGGGGGACGAGTGA
- a CDS encoding cobalamin biosynthesis protein: MRADRVFAYGATAGLIGDLLLGDPRRGHPVAAFGRAAAGVERRLWRDHRGWGALHTLVCAGGAAGGAALLARAVRDHPAASVALTAAATWSVVGGTSLGREALTIGDALAAGDLDRARERLPHLCGRDPHSLDGPQIARAVVESVAENTSDAVVGALVWGALAGVPGLVGFRAANTLDAMVGHKSPRHRRYGWASARLDDLAGWPGARLTALLAVASGRRPRGAVRAWRADAAKHPSPNAGPVEASFAGALGVRLGGTLAYGGRVEHRPVLNGETGRAVETQDIERAVRLSRRVSALALGVCVTGRLGVALAARRIAERPMTERSAAGTPVAVTSIAVTSIAGISMAARSIAGRRRT; the protein is encoded by the coding sequence GTGCGTGCCGACCGCGTCTTCGCGTACGGCGCCACAGCCGGCCTGATCGGCGATCTGCTGCTCGGTGACCCCCGCAGGGGGCATCCGGTCGCCGCCTTCGGGCGGGCCGCGGCGGGCGTCGAGCGCCGGCTGTGGCGCGACCACCGCGGGTGGGGCGCGCTGCACACCCTCGTCTGCGCCGGAGGCGCCGCGGGTGGTGCCGCGCTGCTCGCCCGTGCTGTACGCGACCACCCCGCCGCCTCCGTCGCGTTGACCGCGGCCGCCACCTGGTCCGTCGTCGGCGGTACCTCCCTGGGGCGTGAGGCCCTGACCATCGGTGACGCCCTGGCCGCCGGTGACCTCGACCGCGCCCGCGAGCGGCTGCCGCATCTGTGCGGGCGCGATCCGCACTCCCTCGACGGGCCGCAGATCGCCCGCGCCGTGGTGGAGTCCGTGGCCGAGAACACCTCGGACGCCGTGGTCGGCGCCCTGGTGTGGGGTGCGCTGGCCGGTGTCCCCGGGCTCGTCGGCTTCCGGGCCGCGAACACGCTCGACGCCATGGTCGGCCACAAGTCGCCCCGCCACCGGCGCTACGGCTGGGCCTCGGCGCGCCTCGACGACCTCGCGGGCTGGCCCGGCGCCCGGCTCACCGCCCTGCTCGCCGTGGCCTCCGGGCGGCGGCCACGTGGAGCGGTACGGGCGTGGCGGGCCGACGCGGCCAAGCACCCGAGCCCCAACGCGGGCCCGGTGGAAGCCTCGTTCGCGGGTGCGCTCGGCGTGCGGCTCGGCGGGACGCTCGCGTATGGCGGCCGCGTCGAGCACCGCCCCGTCCTCAACGGGGAGACGGGCCGGGCGGTGGAGACCCAGGACATCGAACGCGCGGTACGGCTGTCGCGCCGGGTGAGCGCGCTGGCCCTCGGCGTGTGCGTGACGGGCCGGTTGGGCGTGGCCCTCGCCGCACGGCGGATCGCGGAACGCCCGATGACAGAACGCTCGGCCGCGGGGACTCCGGTCGCAGTGACGTCGATCGCTGTGACCTCGATCGCTGGAATTTCAATGGCAGCACGTTCGATCGCAGGACGGAGACGGACATGA
- a CDS encoding putative cobaltochelatase produces the protein MSTPYPFTAIVGQDDLRLGLLLNAVSPAVGGVLVRGEKGTAKSTAVRALAALLPEVPVVAGCRFSCDPASPDPACPDGPHEAGTGVSRDARMVELPVGASEDRLVGALDIERALAEGVKAFEPGLLADAHRGILYVDEVNLLHDHLVDLLLDAAAMGASYVEREGVSVRHAARFLLVGTMNPEEGELRPQLLDRFGLTVEVAASRETDQRVEVVRRRLAYDDDPAAFAAQWADEEGALRARIVGARALLPEVRLGDGALRQIAATCAAFEVDGMRADIVMARTATTLAAWAGRTDVLAEDVRQAALLALPHRRRRNPFDAPGLDENKLDDTLEQNSGEDDDPDPDGPGGGGRPPQGDGPDTPPQPEGGADDTPAQSVPEQGREQEPGQGQSSGGGEQQPVRAGEPFRTKMLSVPGLGEGAAGRRSRARTEHGRTTGARRPQGALTKLHLAATVQAAAPHQRARGRSGRGLVVRRDDLRQATREGREGNLVLFVVDASGSMAARQRMSAVKGAVLSLLLDAYQRRDKVGLVTFRGKDAELVLPPTSSVDAAAARLEMLPTGGRTPVAAGLLKAHEVLRVERLRDLSRRPLLVVVTDGRATGGPEPVALATRAARLHEAQGIASVVVDCESGPVRLGLATGLARDLGGTAVTLDELRAESIAGLVKDVQGTSRRAA, from the coding sequence GTGAGTACGCCCTACCCCTTCACCGCCATCGTCGGGCAGGACGATCTCCGGCTCGGGCTGCTGCTCAACGCCGTCTCACCCGCCGTCGGCGGGGTGCTGGTGCGTGGCGAGAAGGGCACCGCCAAGTCCACCGCCGTGCGTGCGCTGGCCGCGCTCCTGCCGGAGGTTCCCGTCGTCGCCGGGTGCCGGTTCTCGTGCGACCCGGCGTCGCCCGATCCGGCGTGTCCCGATGGCCCCCACGAGGCCGGGACCGGCGTGTCGCGGGATGCGCGCATGGTGGAGCTTCCGGTCGGAGCGTCCGAGGACCGGCTCGTCGGGGCGCTCGACATCGAGCGCGCACTCGCCGAGGGCGTGAAGGCCTTCGAGCCGGGGCTGCTCGCCGACGCGCATCGCGGGATTCTCTACGTCGACGAGGTCAATCTCCTGCACGACCACCTCGTGGATCTGTTGCTGGACGCGGCCGCCATGGGCGCGTCGTACGTGGAGCGTGAGGGCGTCTCCGTACGGCATGCCGCCCGCTTCCTGCTCGTCGGGACGATGAACCCGGAAGAGGGGGAACTGCGGCCGCAGTTGCTCGACCGTTTCGGGCTGACCGTCGAGGTCGCCGCGTCCCGTGAGACCGATCAGCGGGTCGAGGTGGTGCGGCGGCGGCTCGCGTACGACGACGATCCGGCCGCGTTCGCCGCCCAGTGGGCCGACGAGGAGGGCGCGTTGCGGGCCCGGATCGTCGGTGCGCGCGCGCTGCTGCCCGAAGTACGGCTCGGGGACGGGGCGTTGCGGCAGATCGCGGCCACCTGCGCGGCCTTCGAGGTCGACGGGATGCGCGCGGACATCGTGATGGCACGGACAGCCACCACCCTGGCGGCCTGGGCGGGACGTACGGATGTGCTCGCCGAGGATGTACGGCAGGCTGCCCTGCTCGCGCTCCCCCACCGGCGCAGACGCAACCCGTTCGACGCGCCGGGCCTCGACGAGAACAAGCTCGACGACACGCTGGAGCAGAACAGCGGCGAGGACGACGATCCGGACCCGGACGGCCCCGGTGGCGGCGGCCGGCCCCCGCAGGGCGACGGGCCCGACACACCGCCGCAGCCCGAGGGCGGGGCCGACGACACGCCCGCGCAGTCCGTGCCCGAGCAGGGCAGGGAACAGGAGCCCGGGCAGGGGCAGTCCTCGGGGGGCGGCGAGCAGCAGCCCGTACGGGCCGGTGAGCCGTTCCGTACGAAGATGCTGAGCGTGCCCGGTCTGGGCGAGGGCGCGGCGGGGCGGCGGTCCCGGGCGCGTACCGAGCACGGACGTACGACCGGTGCGCGGCGTCCACAGGGCGCCCTGACCAAGCTGCATCTGGCGGCTACCGTGCAGGCCGCCGCCCCGCATCAGCGGGCGCGGGGGCGGTCGGGGCGGGGGCTGGTGGTCCGGCGGGACGATCTGCGGCAGGCGACCCGGGAGGGGCGCGAGGGAAACCTCGTTCTCTTCGTGGTGGACGCGTCCGGGTCGATGGCCGCCCGGCAGCGTATGAGCGCCGTGAAAGGTGCGGTTCTTTCTCTGCTGCTGGACGCGTATCAGCGGCGGGACAAGGTCGGGCTGGTCACCTTCCGGGGCAAGGACGCCGAGTTGGTGCTGCCGCCGACGTCGTCGGTGGACGCGGCGGCAGCGCGGCTGGAGATGCTGCCGACCGGTGGGCGTACGCCCGTCGCGGCCGGGCTGTTGAAGGCACACGAGGTGTTGCGGGTGGAGCGGCTGCGTGATCTGTCGCGGCGGCCGTTGCTGGTCGTGGTGACCGACGGCCGGGCGACCGGGGGGCCCGAGCCGGTGGCGCTGGCGACGCGGGCGGCGCGGCTGCACGAGGCGCAGGGCATCGCGTCCGTCGTCGTGGACTGCGAGTCGGGGCCCGTGCGGCTCGGGCTCGCGACCGGTCTCGCACGGGATCTCGGCGGCACCGCCGTCACGCTCGACGAGCTGCGGGCCGAGTCGATCGCCGGGCTCGTCAAGGACGTTCAGGGAACCAGCAGGAGGGCCGCGTAA